A stretch of the Aegilops tauschii subsp. strangulata cultivar AL8/78 chromosome 4, Aet v6.0, whole genome shotgun sequence genome encodes the following:
- the LOC109787580 gene encoding ervatamin-B-like, producing MASSTPYLVLLLCLTTFLQALLTAANYPPPPPPPFELPESEVRERFSKWVVKYSKHYSCEQEEEMRFQVFKNNTNAIGQFDQQNPGTVVGRGFRPSGFQVQGSGGVRMNRFGDLSPREVIQQFTGLNTTSFNATSPTYLPYHSLKPCCVDWRSSGAVTGVKNQGTCGSCWAFAAVAAIEGMNKIRTGELVSLSEQVLVDCDTVSSGCGGGHSDSAMALVAARGGITSEERYPYAGFQGKCDVDKLLFDHQASVKGFKAVPPNNEGQLAMAVAMQPVTVYIDASGFEFQFYSGGIYRGPCSANVNHAVTIVGYCEGPGERNKYWIAKNSWSNDWGEQGYVYLAKDVPLSTGTCGLATSPFYPTA from the exons ATGGCTTCGTCCACGCCTTACCTTGTCCTACTCTTGTGCCTCACCACTTTCCTGCAGGCATTGCTTACAGCGGCAAATtacccaccgccgccgcccccgccgtttGAGCTgccggagtccgaggtgagggaGAGGTTCTCCAAGTGGGTGGTCAAGTACTCAAAGCACTACTCGtgcgagcaggaggaggagatgCGGTTCCAAGTCTTCAAGAACAACACCAACGCCATCGGCCAATTCGACCAACAGAATCCTGGCACCGTCGTCGGTCGCGGGTTCCGACCAAGTGGGTTTCAGGTCCAGGGCTCGGGCGGGGTCCGTATGAACAGGTTCGGCGACCTCAGCCCCAGGGAGGTCATCCAGCAGTTCACCGGGCTCAACACCACCAGCTTCAATGCCACGTCACCCACCTACCTCCCCTACCACTCCTTGAAGCCGTGCTGCGTTGACTGGCGCTCCAGCGGCGCTGTCACCGGCGTCAAGAATCAAGGCACTTGTG GATCGTGCTGGGCGTtcgcggcggtggcggcgatcgAAGGCATGAACAAGATTAGGACAGGGGAGCTGGTGTCGCTGTCCGAGCAGGTACTCGTGGACTGCGACACAGTGAGcagcggctgcggcggcggccacTCAGACTCGGCTATGGCCCTCGTGGCCGCCCGTGGTGGCATCACGTCGGAGGAGAGGTACCCGTACGCCGGATTCCAGGGAAAGTGCGACGTGGACAAGCTGCTGTTCGACCACCAGGCGTCCGTCAAGGGCTTCAAGGCCGTGCCACCCAACAACGAAGGTCAGCTGGCGATGGCCGTAGCCATGCAGCCCGTGACGGTGTACATTGACGCCAGCGGTTTTGAGTTCCAGTTCTACTCCGGCGGCATCTACCGTGGCCCCTGCTCCGCCAATGTGAACCACGCCGTCACCATCGTCGGCTACTGCGAGGGTCCCGGCGAGCGAAACAAGTACTGGATTGCCAAGAACTCGTGGAGCAACGACTGGGGTGAACAAGGATATGTCTACCTCGCAAAGGACGTGCCCTTGTCCACGG